The following proteins come from a genomic window of Trifolium pratense cultivar HEN17-A07 linkage group LG4, ARS_RC_1.1, whole genome shotgun sequence:
- the LOC123923606 gene encoding vacuolar protein sorting-associated protein 29, producing MVLVLALGDMHIPHRAPDIPAKFKSMLVPGKIQHIICTGNLCIKEVHDYLKTLCPDLHITRGEYDEDSRYPETKTLTIGQFKLGLCHGHQVIPWGDLDSLAMLQRQLDVDILVTGHTHQFTAYKHEGGVVINPGSATGAYSSITYDVNPSFVLMDIDALRVVVYVYELIDGEVKVDKIDFKKTSTSVPAL from the exons ATGGTGCTGGTTTTGGCCCTGGGGGATATGCACATACCCCACAGGGCGCCTGATATTCCTGCAAAGTTCAAATCCATGCTTGTCCCTGGAAAGATCCAGCACATCATTTGTACTGGAAATCTATGTATTAAA GAAGTCCATGACTACTTAAAGACTCTTTGTCCCGACTTGCATATAACTCGTGGTGAGTATGATGAAGATTCAAGATATCCAGAGACCAAGACACTAACCATTGGCCAATTTAAGTTGGGACTGTGCCATGGTCATCAG GTTATTCCATGGGGAGACCTAGACTCACTAGCGATGTTACAGAGACAGCTTGATGTAGACATCCTTGTCACAGGTCACACCCACCAGTTTACCGCTTACAAACATGAGGGCGGCGTGGTTATAAATCCAGGTTCTGCAACTGGTGCCTACAGCAGCATCACCTATGATGTGAACCCAAGTTTTGTGCTTATGGATATCGATGCTCTGCGTGTCGTGGTCTATGTATATGAACTCATCGATGGAGAAGTTAAGGTTGACAAGATTGATTTTAAGAAAACATCCACAAGTGTCCCTGCTCTTTAA